In Candidatus Contubernalis alkalaceticus, the following proteins share a genomic window:
- a CDS encoding DUF6036 family nucleotidyltransferase has protein sequence MKIKYLEWAIKELKRLNPDDKYNTMLYAMAIITKLLEVESVKPIIVGGFSVEIYTDRSYSTRDLDVITNKRNKVIQLLQKIGFKIEGRHLVYNELDLAIEFPDDELAGSYGKVNKININETDNLYVYVISYEDIIMDRLRAFLYWNEHESKEWGMKVLFRFFDKIDLDYMMNIGGGAETKLEVDELNKWLTELDKI, from the coding sequence ATGAAAATTAAATATTTGGAATGGGCTATAAAGGAACTAAAACGTCTTAACCCTGACGACAAGTATAATACCATGCTTTACGCTATGGCTATTATTACCAAGTTGTTAGAAGTGGAGAGTGTGAAGCCAATTATTGTTGGCGGTTTTTCTGTTGAAATATATACAGATAGAAGTTATTCAACTCGAGACTTAGATGTTATAACTAATAAAAGGAACAAAGTAATCCAGTTACTACAAAAGATTGGGTTTAAGATAGAGGGAAGACATTTAGTTTATAATGAATTAGATCTAGCGATTGAATTTCCAGATGATGAGCTTGCAGGATCTTATGGTAAAGTAAATAAAATTAATATAAACGAAACCGATAACTTATATGTCTATGTTATATCCTATGAAGATATTATTATGGATAGACTTCGTGCCTTTTTATATTGGAATGAACATGAATCTAAAGAGTGGGGCATGAAAGTGCTTTTTCGCTTTTTTGATAAAATAGACTTAGATTATATGATGAACATAGGCGGAGGAGCGGAAACAAAGCTAGAAGTAGACGAGCTAAATAAATGGCTTACTGAGCTTGATAAAATATAA
- a CDS encoding helix-turn-helix transcriptional regulator: MNHEEVKYKLLQCPDVREEFDKLKPIYDIKRELIKFRIEQGLSQKELAEKIGTKQSAISRLESGEYNPSIELLSKIAHALGKELQVKFN; encoded by the coding sequence GTGAACCACGAAGAAGTAAAATATAAATTATTACAATGTCCTGATGTTAGAGAAGAATTCGATAAATTAAAACCTATTTATGATATTAAAAGAGAACTAATTAAGTTTAGGATTGAGCAAGGGCTAAGTCAAAAAGAATTAGCTGAAAAAATCGGAACCAAACAATCTGCAATATCTCGCTTGGAAAGCGGTGAATATAATCCAAGTATTGAGTTGCTAAGTAAGATAGCTCATGCATTAGGAAAAGAACTTCAAGTTAAATTTAACTAA
- a CDS encoding YecA family protein encodes MNKKEKLAAFEGINTDILTGNKKNKEMVKLFLQGMTYKEIAAQYCLSNSRIGQILDKQARRANYYKSLLNDQEYQELVDNYIGKLKRNELIKISSNLENKRTHEMAVNEAKIRLAAEEVSSEGEPMNKQLVIDYAISLTHLYGIVHKDKVVEIYNSQNEDKVDGQAVSNIMKEALKELKDNFVEIHKDYFVAESILEFRDFDEQLKQSKGKPYYIPEKEELLKYKDELYFEVTEQYNALKDYIAENLLDGDDYKAEVICSDIQGICQFGFQINEVFDIFNNRDVNFKSEEQVNEVMQLVMDLANHTRLWENHGHTPQEIFEKYEKPHLRPLPKEPFEFKGSQESKVYSFKTKKKVGRNDPCPCGSGKKYKKCCLGK; translated from the coding sequence TTGAATAAAAAAGAAAAACTTGCTGCCTTTGAAGGTATCAATACAGATATTTTAACTGGAAACAAAAAGAATAAAGAGATGGTTAAACTGTTCCTACAGGGCATGACCTATAAAGAGATTGCTGCTCAGTATTGCCTATCTAATAGTAGAATAGGACAGATACTAGACAAGCAAGCTCGCCGGGCTAATTATTATAAATCCTTGCTAAATGACCAGGAGTATCAAGAGCTGGTGGATAATTATATTGGTAAGCTGAAAAGGAATGAACTCATTAAGATAAGCAGTAACTTAGAAAATAAGAGGACCCATGAAATGGCAGTTAATGAGGCTAAGATACGGTTAGCTGCTGAAGAAGTGTCATCAGAAGGAGAACCTATGAACAAACAACTAGTTATAGACTATGCAATATCTCTAACTCACCTGTATGGCATAGTCCATAAAGATAAGGTGGTTGAGATTTACAACTCACAAAATGAAGATAAGGTTGATGGACAGGCTGTCAGCAATATTATGAAGGAAGCTCTCAAGGAACTAAAAGATAACTTCGTCGAGATACATAAAGACTATTTTGTTGCTGAATCAATTCTGGAGTTTCGTGATTTTGATGAGCAGTTAAAGCAAAGTAAAGGGAAGCCCTATTACATCCCGGAGAAAGAAGAGCTTCTAAAATATAAAGATGAACTATACTTTGAAGTTACTGAGCAGTACAATGCTTTAAAAGATTATATAGCTGAGAACCTTCTTGATGGTGATGATTATAAAGCTGAAGTAATATGCAGTGATATCCAGGGAATATGCCAATTTGGCTTTCAAATAAATGAAGTTTTTGACATCTTTAATAACAGGGATGTAAACTTTAAGAGTGAAGAGCAAGTAAACGAAGTAATGCAGTTGGTAATGGATCTGGCAAATCACACCAGACTGTGGGAGAACCACGGCCACACGCCCCAGGAGATTTTCGAGAAGTATGAAAAACCGCATCTAAGACCTCTGCCTAAAGAGCCTTTTGAGTTTAAAGGAAGCCAGGAGTCAAAGGTTTACAGTTTCAAGACGAAAAAGAAAGTTGGCAGAAATGATCCATGCCCCTGTGGCAGCGGGAAGAAATATAAGAAGTGTTGTTTGGGGAAGTAG
- a CDS encoding transposase: MIKKFLEALSITKLLIDDNIFMCETRMKQTYFTRAANCKMDFKSLILFQLNFVKKTLQLELDSYLKAIKGDEESITKQAYSQARQKISPTAFIIMADAITSWYYGDEDYKTFKGYRLSAIDASILEINNSQRLRDAFGYVEGGKTVKLARAKASCIYDIENDMMITSIITKYTTGEREIALQLIEKLEQLGLKNDLILFDRGYPSRDFFLYLEEKGIKYVCRTSSARRFFQTSFQNLPKGVSPPRL, encoded by the coding sequence ATGATAAAAAAATTTTTAGAAGCATTATCTATTACAAAATTACTTATTGATGATAATATATTTATGTGTGAAACACGTATGAAGCAAACGTATTTTACTCGTGCTGCCAACTGTAAAATGGATTTTAAAAGCCTCATTTTGTTTCAGCTAAACTTTGTAAAAAAGACTCTTCAGTTGGAATTAGACTCATACTTAAAAGCTATCAAAGGAGATGAAGAGAGTATTACAAAACAAGCATATTCCCAAGCAAGACAAAAAATTTCCCCCACAGCCTTTATAATAATGGCTGATGCTATAACAAGCTGGTATTATGGAGACGAAGATTATAAGACATTTAAAGGATATCGGCTATCTGCCATTGATGCCTCAATCTTAGAAATTAATAATTCACAACGCCTGAGGGACGCCTTTGGTTATGTTGAAGGAGGTAAAACGGTAAAACTTGCACGGGCAAAGGCATCTTGTATATACGACATAGAAAACGATATGATGATTACTTCGATAATTACAAAATATACTACTGGCGAAAGAGAGATAGCCCTCCAACTGATTGAGAAATTAGAACAGTTGGGATTAAAAAATGATCTCATACTTTTTGATAGGGGATATCCCTCAAGAGATTTCTTTTTATACTTAGAAGAAAAAGGAATTAAGTATGTCTGTCGTACATCCAGTGCCCGGAGATTCTTCCAGACAAGCTTCCAGAATCTCCCAAAAGGGGTCAGTCCCCCACGACTTTAA
- a CDS encoding type II toxin-antitoxin system RelE/ParE family toxin gives MYIVEYYKEKGKHPVFDFISSLNHKEQAKVLREIDLLSEFGFALGLPHIKSIKDSGGLWELRIKHSSNNFRIFYFHFFNGKFILLHGFRKTTAKIPKKDINIAIRRMKNYLQRGDLK, from the coding sequence GTGTATATAGTTGAATATTATAAAGAAAAAGGTAAGCATCCTGTTTTCGATTTCATTTCTAGTCTTAATCATAAAGAACAAGCTAAAGTTCTTAGAGAAATTGATCTGTTATCGGAATTTGGTTTTGCACTTGGCCTCCCTCATATAAAAAGCATTAAAGATTCTGGTGGTTTATGGGAACTTAGGATTAAACATAGTTCCAACAACTTCCGAATCTTTTATTTTCATTTTTTTAATGGTAAATTTATCTTGTTGCATGGTTTTAGAAAAACTACTGCCAAAATACCTAAGAAAGACATTAATATTGCTATAAGAAGAATGAAAAACTACCTGCAAAGGGGTGATCTAAAGTGA